The following are from one region of the Oncorhynchus masou masou isolate Uvic2021 chromosome 24, UVic_Omas_1.1, whole genome shotgun sequence genome:
- the LOC135512446 gene encoding zinc finger protein 518A-like, giving the protein MDPARAELDVPAGGNIKVVEDDRNWNKRLRLRKAAVQPPAMQSKDKHEPKKITEDMEKSTEQTYLKKTPLKVQEGQHVTKVSGNILGFRCSECKDSTVFSPNDLLGHFQETHPGSQPIFPCDMCSFITHEFSHLKVHQLGHRDTFVSCNICNDNVQHTLLQLTTHLSMHHSLNGHYCCEKCKFSTRDVGAFLEHLYLHNIAPQAGSADQDLMRHLMAKTAQFRFSCQFCDYKSHRKYIITRHMATIHGEEKSQKNKPKIKDVGPKTVDNSSPRLKHTVTSTVRENNWMSQGCLSLPGEGFLDKYCRLSNPERALEETKQFLEKSVAAETGGQTWNEALKTVLSNVPQAITSFSNSENCMISNPGFTNTDKDLTVLMLKNKISVPPDVTTEAIGFKMVEGKKHLVLKVTPAAKQETSDTTKTSLCVTEQESEKIACQTSAGDSNANGYQSNSTIPPKTRPPSCPESFSIQNDIDTISTLKLVKYDQTQENRENQETRVGQEHLRHDAEPKDVNHCEDTAEDMKVPKLTVEKSEKKLKSFPEALCSSKTMWDKKRWRTKVVSPKTVEKKSSPALKLLLKKNPVKEMQWMSQGPLPLLGGGLLSNSHRLEHPQKTLEETQKFLKRALSTENGKKKHTKSKVVTQSSKSEGDFIPNLGHFSPRVNNLGALMVKNKILVPPNCTTEAMGFKMVDGKKHLVLKVTQSDKTETSLHSVETKEDNTLSESCTMSQNSLVVFEKSQPSSKIPPSTITKSNLEYHFENVELPNTNVSSENREGMNNGMDSHVLGGQHCPRVGLPHVSNGAKSDGNYLDQITEDKPDLEGVGTTETQVLMVSSSPILNYLTSPQGITNWSEIPVHTPDVYSQDFPPNTTLRDGGKQEVFDRICLSPQQNKQTVRGKRQSELSTEDSLEPLSKANKPSSKVVEEKEASPAAAHHWEPGPRDVERTLKLLPLSPTQLITRPRGDQPVVVLNHPDTDIPEVTNIMETVHRYKGEVQKVLLSRKTLKAFAGMGCNMFRANAPTNASVFHQRMWPESRVKERFILKLKLKKMSRKKYKVVNAISHSTEPPLRFSCWFCGRVFSDQEVWIGHGQRHLMESTKEWDKLKCEKS; this is encoded by the exons ATGGATCCAGCACGCGCTGAATTAGATGTCCCTGCTGGAGGTAATATAAAAGTTGTCGAGGATGACAGAAACTGGAACAAACGACTCCGTCTCAGGAAAGCTGCCGTTCAGCCCCCAGCCATGCAAAGTAAAGATAAGCATGAGCCAAAGAAGATAACAGAGGACATGGAGAAAAGCACAGAGCAGACGTATTTGAAGAAGACGCCCCTTAAAGTTCAAGAGGGTCAACATGTGACAAAGGTTTCTGGAAATATACTTGGGTTTAGATGCTCTGAATGCAAGGACAGCACAGTATTCAGCCCTAATGACTTACTGGGGCACTTTCAGGAGACTCACCCAGGAAGCCAACCAATTTTTCCTTGTGACATGTGCAGTTTTATTACACATGAATTCTCCCACCTTAAAGTCCACCAATTAGGCCACAGAGACACTTTTGTCAGCTGCAACATATGCAATGACAATGTCCAGCACACCCTCTTGCAGCTCACCACACATTTAAGCATGCACCACAGCTTGAACGGCCACTACTGTTGTGAGAAGTGCAAGTTCTCCACAAGAGATGTAGGAGCATTTTTGGAGCACCTGTATCTACATAACATTGCGCCGCAAGCAGGTTCTGCTGACCAGGATTTGATGAGACATCTCATGGCCAAAACAGCACAATTCCGCTTCAGTTGCCAGTTCTGTGACTATAAATCTCATCGAAAATATATCATCACAAGGCACATGGCCACCATTCATGGTGAAGAGAAGAGCCAGAAAAACAAGCCGAAAATTAAAGATGTTGGTCCTAAAACAGTAGATAACTCATCTCCAAGACTGAAGCACACAGTGACGAGTACAGTGAGGGAAAATAACTGGATGTCACAAGGCTGTCTTTCTCTGCCGGGGGAAGGATTCCTGGATAAATATTGCAGATTGTCAAATCCAGAGAGGGCTTTGGAGGAGACGAAGCAATTTTTAGAGAAGTCTGTGGCTGCTGAAACAGGTGGGCAGACATGGAACGAAGCTCTTAAGACTGTACTTTCAAATGTGCCCCAAGCCATCACTTCCTTTTCAAACTCAGAAAACTGCATGATATCCAATCCTGGATTCACAAACACAGACAAAGACCTCACTGTCCTCATGCTCAAAAACAAGATTTCAGTTCCTCCGGATGTCACTACTGAAGCCATTGGTTTCAAAATGGTGGAAGGCAAAAAACATTTGGTTCTCAAGGTTACACCAGCAGCAAAGCAAGAGACCTCTGACACAACAAAGACGTCATTGTGTGTCACTGAGCAGGAATCGGAGAAGATTGCTTGTCAAACTAGTGCTGGGGACTCCAATGCAAACGGATACCAATCAAATTCAACTATCCCCCCAAAGACCAGGCCACCCAGTTGTCCAGAATCATTCTCGATACAAAATGATATTGACACTATTTCAACCCTAAAGTTAGTGAAATATGATCAAACTCAAGAAAATAGAGAGAACCAGGAAACAAGGGTTGGCCAGGAACACCTGAGACATGACGCAGAACCCAAAGATGTGAATCACTGTGAAGATACGGCAGAGGACATGAAAGTGCCGAAGTTGACAGTGGAGAAAAGTGAGAAAAAGCTAAAATCCTTTCCTGAAGCTCTGTGCTCTTCCAAGACTATGTGGGATAAAAAAAGGTGGAGAACGAAAGTGGTCAGCCCTAAAACTGTAGAGAAAAAATCATCACCAGCATTAAAGCTCCTCCTGAAGAAGAACCCAGTTAAGGAAATGCAGTGGATGTCACAAGGTCCTCTTCCCCTGTTAGGAGGAGGTTTGCTGAGCAATTCCCACAGACTTGAGCACCCACAGAAAACTTTGGAGGAGACGCAGAAATTTCTTAAAAGAGCACTGTCAACGGAAAATGGCAAAAAGAAACATACCAAGTCCAAAGTGGTCACACAGTCGTCAAAGTCAGAGGGAGACTTTATTCCAAACCTTGGACATTTCAGCCCCAGAGTTAACAACCTTGGTGCCCTCATGGTAAAAAATAAGATTTTAGTTCCTCCCAATTGCACTACAGAGGCCATGGGTTTCAAAATGGTGGACGGCAAAAAGCATTTGGTTCTTAAGGTTACACAAtcagacaaaacagagacatCCTTGCATTCTGTTGAGACAAAGGAAGACAACACTCTATCTGAAAGTTGCACTATGAGCCAGAACAGTTTAGTTGTTTTCGAGAAAAGTCAGCCAAGTTCTAAAATCCCTCCAAGCACCATAACAAAGAGTAACCTAGAATATCATTTTGAAAATGTGGAGCTTCCAAACACTAATGTCAGTTCTGAAAACAGAGAAGGAATGAACAATGGCATGGATTCTCATGTCCTAGGTGGCCAACATTGTCCAAGGGTAGGCCTACCTCATGTATCTAATGGAGCCAAATCAGATGGAAATTATTTGGACCAGATAACGGAAGATAAGCCTGACCTGGAAGGGGTTGGAACTACAGAAACTCAGGTCCTcatggtgtcttcctcccctatACTCAATTACCTTACTTCCCCACAAG GTATAACAAACTGGTCAGAGATTCCAGTCCACACTCCAGATGTTTATTCTCAGGACTTCCCTCCCAATACCACACTAAGAGATGGAGGAAAACAGGAGGTATTTGACAGGATTTGCCTCTCACCACAGcaaaacaaacagacagtcaGAGGAAAGAGGCAGAGCGAACTGTCCACAGAGGACTCCCTTGAGCCCCTCTCAAAAGCCAATAAACCCTCCAGCAAAGTTGTGGAAGAAAAAGAGGCTTCACCAGCAGCGGCGCATCACTGGGAGCCAGGCCCTAGAGATGTGGAGAGGACCCTGAAGCTATTGCCATTAAGTCCCACTCAACTCATTACACGTCCAAGGGGAGACCAGCCTGTTGTAGTGCTAAATCACCCAGACACAGACATTCCCGAGGTTACAAATATCATGGAAACAGTCCACAGGTACAAAGGGGAGGTCCAAAAAGTTTTGTTGTCTCGAAAAACATTGAAGGCCTTTGCAGGCATGGGTTGTAATATGTTTAGGGCAAATGCCCCAACGAATGCCTCTGTCTTTCATCAACGTATGTGGCCTGAgagcagagtgaaagagagattcATCTTGAAATTGAAGCTGAAAAAGATGAGCAGAAAGAAGTACAAAGTGGTGAATGCAATCTCTCACAGCACTGAGCCTCCATTACGATTTAGCTGCTGGTTTTGTGGCCGAGTCTTCAGTGATCAGGAGGTCTGGATTGGACATGGCCAGCGCCATCTGATGGAATCTACTAAAGAGTGGGATAAGCTGAAATGTGAAAAGTCATAA